The genomic window CTGTGCGAGGCACTCTAGAAGCTATATTAGGCACACAATAATGTATCACATCGTGCTTTACAAAAACAGGGTCTTTATGGCTGGTTACTTCCGAAGTTTCGAAGCAACCGCCTTGGTCTATACTTACATCAACCACCACAGAGTGCGGTTTCATTTTGGCTACGGTTTCTTCCATTACTACACAAGGGCTGCGGCCATGATCAGAGCGTATGGCTCCAATCACTACGTCGCAAGTGGTAATGGCTTTTGCTAACACTATGGGCTGCATTACCGATGTAAAAACCCTGCTTCCTAAGTTGTTTTGCAGTCGCCTCAGCTTGAAAATGGAGCTGTCGAACACTTTTACCTCGGCGCCCAAAGAAAGGGCTGTTCTAGCTGCGTATTCGCCAACGGTACCAGCGCCTAAAATTACAATTTCGGTGGGTGGTACGCCTGTAAAACCACCTAGCATTAAGCCTTTGCCTCCAAAAGCACTGCTCAAGTATTCGGCTGCAATAAAAATAGAAGTGGCACCCACAATTTCGCTCATGGCACGTACTACGGTAAGTACATTGCCTTCATCGCGGATGTTTTCGAAACACAAAGCATTAATTTTTTTGCTAGCAAGGCTTTCAATATTTCTGCTTTTAATGTGCCAATTTGTAGTGCCGAAATCAATGTTTGGCCTTTGTGCATTAGAGCAATTTCTGCTATCGTTGGCGGAGCAATTTTTACAATGATATCGGCAGCCCAAACATCTTTTTTGTCGAAAGATATTTGTGCACCTTGCTCGCTATAATCTTTGTCGCTGAAATTAGCGCCATCGCCCGCACCAGTTTCCATTATCACTTTGTGGCCGTTATTAACCAAAAGCGCTACAGAGAGTGGCGTTAACGCAATTCTACATTCCTGATGAGAAGTTTCCTTCGGTATTCCAATAAATAAGCTGTTGCTTTTTTTCCAGTTTCTAGCATTGCTTCTTGGGTTTGCATTAAACCTCTTTGGGCAATTGCCGCCATTTCATCGCGTAGTCCTGTAGCCATTATTTATGGTGTAGTTTAAGAAAATGAAGATACGAAAAGATAATGAAAATCTTAACTATGCGTGATATCAACCTTTATACTTCAATTTTAGTGAATTGAAATATCCGTTGCTCATTACCATTAACGGATATTTCAACTTTTACATATTCTTCGGGCAGTAATTCGGCCACTTTAGATGGCCATTCTATTAAGCAATAATTACCGCTGTAAAAATATTCTTCGTAGCCAATATCGTAGGCTTCTTGTAGGTTTTTCAATCTATAGAAATCGAAATGATAAACAGCACCTTTAGCACTATCGTATTCGTTAACAATAGAAAAAGTTGGGCTGCTAACCACATCTTCCACCCCTAAAGCCTCACAAAGTGATTTGATAAAGGTAGTTTTCCCGGCTGCCATGTCTCCCTCAAAAATGAAAAACTTTTGATCGTTGGCAAATTTTAATAATTCTTCGGCAACATGAGGTAATTCTGCTAGGCTATTGATAGTAATAGATTTCATTCTATACAAAGATATACTTTAACCACATAGATACATAAGACAATTATCTATGCGCCTATGTGGTTGATGGCTATTTATTACCATAAGTCACTATCGGGATAATCATTTCTTCCATAGAAATACCGCCATGCTGGAATGTTTCGTTATAATAATTCACAAACTGGTTATAGTTGTTCTGGTAAACGAAATACTGATCTTCCTTAGCAAAAATATAATTAGAACTGATATTGATTTTTGGTAATTTGGCTTCGTGAGGGTTTTTAATCAGAAATACCTCTTTTGCATTGAAATTAAGGTTTTTGCCTTGTTTGTAACGTAGGTTGGTATTGGTACTTCTGTCGCCAATTACTTTGCTAGGATTTTTAACACGAATGGTGCCGTGATCTGTAGTGATTACTAATTTAACACGTTGTTGGGCTAATTTTTTAATCAACTCTAACAAAGGAGAGTGCTCAAACCACGATAGGGTTAACGAACGGTAAGCGGCATCATCGTTAGCCAGTTCTCTGATCATCTGCATATCTGTTCTTGCATGCGAAAGCATATCAACAAAGTTGAAAACGATGGCATTTAGTTCATTATGCATTAAGTTGTTCACTTGATCTACTAAGTCCTTTCCTTGGTCAAACGTGAGGATTTTATGGTAGCTAAACTTGCAGTCTTTCCTTAAGCTACGCTTGATCTGTTCACCCAAAAAAGTTTCTTCGTGCAGGTTTTTACCGCCTTCATCGTCATCATTTTGCCAAAGGGACGGAAACTTTTTCTCCATGTCCAAAGGTGTTAAACCAGAGAAAATCGCGTTTCTAGCATATTGTGTAGCTGTGGGTAAAATACTAGAATAGGTGTCTTCTTCTTCTAAACGGAAATGTTCTGCTATCAGCGGATTAATAATTTTCCACTGGTCGTACCTTAGGTTGTCAATTAATATAAAAAATACCGGCGTACTATCATTAATCAACGGAAACACTTTTTTCTTGATCAGCTCATGAGAAAACAACGGTGCATCGCTACTTCCATTAATCCAATCTATGTAATTATTTTCTACAAATTTCGAGTACTGCTTGTTCGCCTCTGCCTTTTGCATGGTTAAAATTTCATGCATTTGTGGGTCATCTAGTTTTTCGAGTTCCAGTTCCCAAAAAATCAGCTTCTTATAAACATCTACCCATTCTTCGTAAGTCAATTTGTCATTTAAGGTCATTCCAATGTTCCTAAAATCTTGCTGATAAGCCGATGAAGTTTTTTCGCTTACCAAGCGTTTGTTGTCGATCAGCTTTTTGATGGTCAATAAAACCTGCTTAGGGTTTCCGGCTTAATTAAGTAATCATCTATTTTAGAACCAATGGCATCTTCCATTAAGTTTTCTTCTTCGCTTTTGGTAATCAGCACTACTGGCACATCAGAACGGATGTTTTTAATGGCAGAAAGCGTTTCCAAACCTGTTAGTCCAGGCATATTTTCGTCTAAAAAAACCAAATCGAAATGTTCTTTTCCAAACGCCTCTAAGGCATCGTTACCATTTGTAAAAGTGCTAACAGCGTAGCCTTTTTCGTTCAGTAACAAAATATGAGGTTTTAGTAGGTTAATTTCATCATCAGCCCATAATATCTTCGTTTCCTGCATTTTATATCGTTTTTGTGTAATTTAAGAGATTAAAAAGCGCTCGGCTTTTCTACTGTCGATAAATTTAGCAATTTTTGTACCGCAATAATTACAGTTGGCAGTTTTTAGTTTGCAGTTGGCAACGTTCCAACATTAATAACCTTTCAACGTTCCAACAGATTACAGAATGAACAAAAAGAAAATCATTAACGACCCAGTTTATGGGTTCATCACTATACCTTCAGAACTTGTTTTTGATCTTATTTCTCATCGCTATTTCCAACGTTTAAGGTACATTAAGCAGCTAGCGATGACGCACATTGTATATCCTGGAGCATTAAATACAAGGTTTCATCATGCTTTGGGTGCGATGCATTTAATGAGTTTAGCACTAGAAGTGTTAAAAAGTAAGGGACACCAGATTAGCGCAGAAGAAGAAGAGGCGGCAACCATAGCCATCTTATTACATGATATTGGTCACGGGCCATTTTCCCATGCCCTAGAACATACTTTGGCTCAAGGTATTAAGCACGAAGATATTTCTTTGTTAATGATGGACAAGCTGAACGAAGAGTTTGGAGGTAGGTTAACCTTGGCCATCCAAATTTTTAGAGGGAAATACCACCGGAAATTCTTTTGTCAGTTGATTTCTGGTCAGGTAGATTTAGACAGGATGGATTACCTTAATCGCGATAGCTTTTTTACCGGCGTTAGCGAAGGTGTAATCAGTTTTGATCGGATCATTAAAATGTTCAACATTGTTGATGACCAATTGGTGGTTGAAGAAAAAGGAATTTACTCGGTAGAGAAGTTCTTAATTGCCCGTAGGTTAATGTACTGGCAAGTTTATTTACACAAAACAGTGATTGCGGGCGAGCAGCTGTTGGTAAAAATATTAGAGCGTGCAAAAGAATTGGCTCACCAAGGAGTTAAGTTATTTGCTACGCCTGCTTTACAGCATTTTCTTCAAAACGATATCAGCGAAGAAAGTTTTTTTAAGGAAGAAATTCATTTGCAGCAGTTCTCTAAGCTGGATGATCAGGATATTTACGCTTCGGTAAAAGTTTGGGAAGACAGTGAAGATTTTGTTTTATCGCAGCTTTGCAAAATGTTAAATGCACGTAAGCTTTATAAGGTTGAGATTACTAATGAAGCGCCAAGTGCAGAAAGATTAGCTCATCTGAAAACAGAAACTGCGAAATTTCTAGGCATCGGTAGCGAAAACATACATTACTTCGTATTTACAGATAGCATTACCAATAGGGCTTATAATGCAGAGAGTAGCAATATCAATATTTTAATGAAAAACGGAACATTGTCTGATATTGCAAAGGCATCAGATTTATCTAATTTAGAATCATTAGATAGAACGGTTAAGAAACATATACTGTGCTACCTAAGAGGGATTTAGCATTTTTTAACAAAATAATGAGACAAATTCGCCGTTAATTCGTCTTACTAATACCTAAGATTGATAATTTGTTCATATCAATTTAACATTTAACTTTGTAACATGCAATTTACTGCCAAGCAGATAGGCGAATTTTTAAACGGAACAATAGAAGGCGATGAAAACGCTCAAGTGAGTACGCTTTCTAAAATAGAAGACGGCACAGCTGGCGCACTTTGCTTTTTATCTAATCCAAAATACGAGAACTTTCTTTATACAACCGCTGCGTCTGTGGTTATAGTAGCTAAAGATTTTGTGCCCACGCAACCTACAGCAGCAACTTTGGTTAAGGTACAAGATCCTTACAGTGCTTTTTCGGTACTGTTAGATAAATACAACGAAGTTGCGAGCATGAACAGCGAGGAAGTAGGAATTCATAGTTCGTCTTTTGTTCATCCCACAGCTACCATAGGTAAAAACGTATACATTGGCGCTTTTTGCTGTATCGAACAAAATGTAGTAATTGGCGATAACACGAAAATTTACCCGCAAACTTACATTGGTGCCGATAGTAAAATAGGTAAAGACTGTAGGTTTTTTCCGGGTGTTAAACTATATAAGCACACCATTGTTGGCGATAGGGTAACCGTACATTCTAATACCGTAATAGGTAGCGATGGGTTTGGTTTTGCCCCACAAAAAGATGGCTCTTACAACAAAATTCCTCAAATTGGAAATGTAGTAATAGAAGATGATGTAGAAATTGGTGCCAATACCAGCATAGACAGAGCTACAATGGGCTCTACTTTTGTTCGTAAAGGCGTTAAATTAGACAATCTTATTCAAATAGCCCATAATGTAGAGGTTGGCGCACATTCTGTAGTAGCGGCACAAACCGGAATTTCGGGCAGCACCAAGTTGGGAGAAAACTCCGTAATTGGCGGACAGGTTGGTATTGCGGGGCATCTTACCCTAGGCAAGAGAACCCAAGTTGGCGCTCAAGCGGGCATCAATTTTAATACTGAAGAAAATAAACAATGGCATGGTAGTCCGGCACAGCCGTTAAAAGAATGGATGCGCTCTACCGTGATATTTAAGAAGTTGCCAGAAGTAGATAAGCGGGTAAGAGAATTGGAAACTAAAATAGCGGAGCTTACTGCTGTGATAGAAAAAATGACAACAACACAAACACAATAATGAACGTTAAGCAGAAAACTATAAAAGGCGAGATATCGGTTCAGGGCGTTGGTTTACACACTGGAGCCAATGTAACTTTAACCTTTTGTCCGGCACCAGAAAACCACGGGTTTAAATTTCAAAGGGTTGATTTGCCTGGCGAGCCCATTATTGATGCAGATTGTGATAATGTTACCGATACCGCAAGAGGCACAACAATTACACAAAACGGAGCCAGTGTAAGCACCGTAGAGCACGTAATGGCTTCTTTGGTGGGTATGGATTTAGACAATGTGTTGGTTAAAGTTGATGGTCCAGAAACGCCAATTATGGATGGAAGTTCCATTAAATTTATTGAAGTGTTGGAGCAGGTTGGTTCTGCCCTGCAAAACGCAGATAGAGAGTATTTTACTATTCCGCATAACATTACCTATACCGAGCCAGAAAGAAGCGTAGAAATTGTGGCTATGCCGCTAGACGATTATCGCTTCACTTGCATGATCGACT from Pedobacter sp. SL55 includes these protein-coding regions:
- the tsaE gene encoding tRNA (adenosine(37)-N6)-threonylcarbamoyltransferase complex ATPase subunit type 1 TsaE, yielding MKSITINSLAELPHVAEELLKFANDQKFFIFEGDMAAGKTTFIKSLCEALGVEDVVSSPTFSIVNEYDSAKGAVYHFDFYRLKNLQEAYDIGYEEYFYSGNYCLIEWPSKVAELLPEEYVKVEISVNGNEQRIFQFTKIEV
- a CDS encoding HD domain-containing protein, yielding MNKKKIINDPVYGFITIPSELVFDLISHRYFQRLRYIKQLAMTHIVYPGALNTRFHHALGAMHLMSLALEVLKSKGHQISAEEEEAATIAILLHDIGHGPFSHALEHTLAQGIKHEDISLLMMDKLNEEFGGRLTLAIQIFRGKYHRKFFCQLISGQVDLDRMDYLNRDSFFTGVSEGVISFDRIIKMFNIVDDQLVVEEKGIYSVEKFLIARRLMYWQVYLHKTVIAGEQLLVKILERAKELAHQGVKLFATPALQHFLQNDISEESFFKEEIHLQQFSKLDDQDIYASVKVWEDSEDFVLSQLCKMLNARKLYKVEITNEAPSAERLAHLKTETAKFLGIGSENIHYFVFTDSITNRAYNAESSNINILMKNGTLSDIAKASDLSNLESLDRTVKKHILCYLRGI
- the lpxD gene encoding UDP-3-O-(3-hydroxymyristoyl)glucosamine N-acyltransferase, which translates into the protein MQFTAKQIGEFLNGTIEGDENAQVSTLSKIEDGTAGALCFLSNPKYENFLYTTAASVVIVAKDFVPTQPTAATLVKVQDPYSAFSVLLDKYNEVASMNSEEVGIHSSSFVHPTATIGKNVYIGAFCCIEQNVVIGDNTKIYPQTYIGADSKIGKDCRFFPGVKLYKHTIVGDRVTVHSNTVIGSDGFGFAPQKDGSYNKIPQIGNVVIEDDVEIGANTSIDRATMGSTFVRKGVKLDNLIQIAHNVEVGAHSVVAAQTGISGSTKLGENSVIGGQVGIAGHLTLGKRTQVGAQAGINFNTEENKQWHGSPAQPLKEWMRSTVIFKKLPEVDKRVRELETKIAELTAVIEKMTTTQTQ